A window from Kluyveromyces lactis strain NRRL Y-1140 chromosome E complete sequence encodes these proteins:
- the LEM3 gene encoding Lem3p (similar to uniprot|P42838 YNL323W Saccharomyces cerevisiae YNL323W LEM3 Membrane protein of the plasma membrane and ER): protein MTALKNIGKSVTGVFHRRGKDGKSTEDENGLNTMVELEDDVDASEFEDDENEVVKKPKSRRPKETKFTQQKIASFNPVLTPKKVLPIYFFLGALFLIFGGVMLNNARHVDEIFVFYQDCDTNAPTDDFADVPDDHYKYIFHKAYNKDDLPVPQWKYVPDSDPDPEELQTGTCQLRYSTPYSLEGPLYIYYYIENFFGNHRRYVLSFSEFQIIGDKATLGQVKDNIGINCKPLVRDSAGKIYYPCGLIANAMFNDTFPDTMQVISEDSGDQVDTIELSNKNINWSTDKDRYKKTKYSPSEVVPPPYWKKQFPDGYNDTNMPDIHEWEEFQNWMRTPAFSKFSRLIRRSANSLPQGQYQLDIDLHWPVTIYNGKKAAYITHGSTLGGRNTAPGIIYLVGGSICFILALISLASHLFWGRSTADTHLLSWNK from the coding sequence ATGACAGCGTTGAAGAATATAGGGAAAAGTGTAACTGGAGTCTTTCATAGACGTGGTAAAGATGGAAAGTCtacagaagatgaaaatggaCTCAATACGATGGtagaattggaagatgatgtGGACGCATCcgaatttgaagatgatgaaaatgaagtAGTCAAGAAGCCTAAATCCAGAAGACCAAAGGAGACGAAATTTACACAACAGAAAATAGCATCTTTCAATCCAGTGCTAACACCCAAGAAAGTGCTTCCCATCTATTTCTTCCTCGGAGCGCTTTTCCTAATTTTTGGTGGTGTCATGCTCAATAATGCAAGACATGTCGATGAGATATTCGTGTTCTACCAAGACTGTGATACGAACGCGCCAACGGATGATTTCGCAGACGTACCGGATGACCATTACAAATACATTTTCCACAAGGCTTATAATAAAGACGATTTACCTGTTCCTCAATGGAAGTACGTACCAGATTCAGATCCAGATCCAGAGGAATTGCAGACCGGTACCTGTCAATTAAGATATTCAACTCCTTATTCATTAGAGGGTCCtttgtatatatactactacattgaaaacttcTTTGGAAACCACAGAAGATACGTGTTGTCCTTTAGTGAATTCCAGATCATCGGTGACAAGGCTACCTTAGGCCAAGTCAAAGATAATATCGGTATCAACTGTAAACCCTTAGTGAGAGATAGTGCAGGAAAAATTTACTACCCATGTGGTCTAATAGCCAATGCAATGTTTAATGACACTTTTCCTGATACAATGCAAGTGATCTCAGAGGATAGTGGAGACCAAGTGGATACTATTGAATTGAGtaacaaaaatatcaattggTCAACTGATAAAGACCGTTATAAGAAAACGAAATATTCACCTTCCGAAGTTGTTCCTCCACCTTACTGGAAAAAGCAATTCCCAGACGGTTATAATGATACAAATATGCCGGACATTCATGAATGGGAAGAGTTTCAAAATTGGATGAGAACACCTGCTTTCTCGAAGTTCTCAAGGTTAATCAGACGTTCTGCAAACTCACTTCCACAAGGTCAATATCAACTTGATATAGATCTTCATTGGCCCGTTACCATTTACAATGGTAAAAAAGCCGCATACATCACTCACGGTTCTACTCTAGGTGGACGCAACACCGCTCCAGGTATTATATATCTCGTTGGAGGTAGTATTTGTTTCATCCTTGCGCTGATTTCGTTGGCATCTCATCTGTTCTGGGGCCGCTCCACGGCTGATACTCACTTATTATCATGGAACAAATGA
- the XRS2 gene encoding Xrs2p (weakly similar to uniprot|P33301 Saccharomyces cerevisiae YDR369C XRS2 classified as an early recombination function required for DNA repair but dispensable for mitotic recombination (xrs2 is hyper-Rec during vegatative growth) required for double strand breaks meiotic recombination and spore viability DNA repair protein) encodes MWIVSFIFDDEAEKSHKVCKALQYGVEYSIGRSAKCTFRIQTDKSISRVHLLIKFDGSDLIITNKGKLTKFNEEIIPLDETIVVHNQNTVINIGGMPIDVNVRYFYEEWKIPHRLELNETKSLVSDFGVKLSESFSKKTTTQICSDSSSYSGCLFALLKGVPVVSIEFLNQMGKLLQQGNYLDFQSMYQGLLNRHKLFPSYRYVPNVLSNMTLIVFEQKMYDTLRYTIEVGGGDAKLLANSSELDKFLSTNHEPAVVLGSSISQKMNSESTKLLEEFDKSIAETSLRHGVKLLNINQFVNILLENKINGLKKRDVVDLTSPSPVQQKKIQSAKASVNGKKTKSKPNIQSLDSLNFFGGGNLEVTQNEEKHEPVISHTSESKVKVKEESKAFVPYNDNQDLDTSANGNTKTLPSYITNKSSLGGMSTEPANQPHTSTKKDDRTELQKVRRKRPRVQQLDNLMMRSSSQQATQIEPDDRNDKLKLRRIGDTASNVNAEGVLPSNSPSNAENMIKNIKTPDISNKNPTLSAISLLEPGGAEHVSAKKNLISDGGKSIDAQSSNRIEQNMGNMTELDSRPHSVARLETDLQVRSSTNIITAIAETKQKEVKRLQEGIIEVDQSELTESALIDFKDAAKINTIQIKPRVLASIPISNGNTKWLGRKNFKKFKKNWPSYLRRTTEGLCSDNTSNQIGREYITMRKYDSRKAKKHIAEEMDEIDIFPCRSHSNSVGVMDIAIANTEHDSGFRFSNREYSIPTRSLFVADDDDDEENETSNNSALAIYGQNNEQHYEGVGPAAAVSIRSPATVSTASSVAKLGDTDDEEDDTPRFNFRSRREI; translated from the coding sequence ATGTGGATTGTATCTTTTATATTCGATGATGAAGCAGAAAAGTCTCACAAAGTATGCAAGGCACTCCAATATGGGGTCGAATACTCAATTGGAAGATCCGCAAAATGTACTTTTAGGATACAAACGGATAAAAGTATTTCTCGTGTTCATTTACTGATAAAATTTGATGGAAGTGACCTTATAATAACAAATAAGGGTAAACTTACAAAGtttaatgaagaaataattCCCTTAGATGAGACCATTGTGGTACACAATCAGAATACAGTGATAAATATTGGAGGTATGCCAATCGATGTTAATGTACGATATTTCTACGAAGAATGGAAGATACCACACAGATTAGAACTGAATGAAACAAAATCACTGGTTTCAGATTTTGGTGTGAAGCTTTCTGAATCCTTCTCTAAGAAAACCACAACACAAATATGTTCAGATAGTTCAAGCTACAGCGGTTGTTTATTTGCTTTACTTAAAGGTGTTCCTGTTGTAAGTATCGAGtttttgaaccaaatgGGCAAATTGTTACAACAAGGAAACTATTTAGATTTTCAGTCAATGTACCAAGGCCTTTTGAATCGCCACAAATTATTTCCATCTTATAGATACGTTCCTAATGTGCTATCAAACATGACTTTGATTGTTTTCGAGCAAAAAATGTATGATACATTGCGTTATACCATTGAAGTGGGAGGCGGAGATGCAAAGTTATTAGCCAACTCTTCAGAGTTAGATAAGTTTCTATCAACTAACCATGAGCCTGCCGTTGTGCTTGGCTCCAGTATATCACAGAAAATGAATTCAGAAAGCACAAAACTTTTAGAGGAATTTGACAAGTCTATTGCCGAAACCTCACTACGACATGGTGTGAAATTGCTTaatatcaatcaatttGTCAACATATTACTTGAGAATAAGATAAATGGCTTAAAAAAGAGGGACGTTGTAGATTTGACATCTCCCTCTCCAGTACAGCagaaaaagattcaatCAGCCAAAGCTTCTGTGAATGGTAAGAAGACAAAATCTAAACCGAATATCCAATCATTGGACAGTTTAAACTTTTTTGGCGGTGGCAACTTGGAAGTTACCcaaaatgaagaaaagcaTGAACCAGTTATTTCCCACACTTCAGAAAGTAAGGTTAaagttaaagaagaaagcaaAGCTTTTGTCCCTTATAATGATAATCAGGACCTTGACACTTCGGCCAACGGTAATACAAAAACTCTACCTTCTTACATCACTAACAAAAGTTCTTTAGGTGGTATGTCCACAGAACCAGCAAACCAACCCCATACTTCTacaaaaaaagatgatagAACTGAACTTCAAAAAGTAAGGAGAAAGCGGCCGAGAGTACAGCAGTTAGATAATCTTATGATGAGATCTTCATCTCAGCAAGCAACTCAAATTGAGCCTGATGACAGAAATGATAAACTCAAGCTCAGAAGGATAGGTGACACCGCATCAAATGTGAATGCGGAAGGAGTTCTACCATCAAATTCACCCTCTAATGCTGAGAATATGATaaagaatatcaaaacGCCCGACATATCGAACAAAAACCCAACCTTATCGGCCATAAGTTTGCTAGAACCAGGTGGTGCTGAACATGTCAGTGCTAAAAAAAACCTCATCTCAGATGGCGGAAAGTCAATCGATGCTCAATCGTCTAATCGGATTGAACAGAACATGGGTAATATGACAGAGTTAGATAGTAGACCACATTCTGTTGCCAGACTTGAAACTGACCTCCAAGTTAGATCCTCGACAAATATAATTACTGCAATAGCAGAGACAAAGCAGAAGGAAGTCAAACGCTTGCAGGAAGGAATAATCGAAGTTGATCAATCAGAATTAACGGAAAGTGCTTTGATTGATTTTAAGGACGCTGCTAAAATAAATACGATTCAGATAAAGCCAAGGGTTTTGGCTTCTATTCCAATTAGCAACGGGAATACTAAGTGGCTGGGTCGGAAGAACTTCAAAAAGTTTAAGAAAAATTGGCCATCCTACCTGAGACGCACTACCGAGGGGTTGTGCTCCGATAACACTAGCAATCAAATAGGCAGAGAGTATATTACAATGCGTAAATATGATAGTCGAAAAGCAAAAAAACACATAGCGGAAGAGatggatgaaattgatattttccCTTGTAGATCTCACAGCAATTCAGTTGGTGTTATGGATATAGCAATTGCGAATACCGAACATGATTCAGGATTTAGGTTCTCGAACAGGGAATATTCCATTCCCACAAGGTCTCTGTTTGTGgcagatgatgatgatgacgaagaaaatgaaacatcCAATAATAGTGCACTAGCAATTTACGGTCAGAATAATGAACAGCACTATGAAGGTGTAGGGcctgctgctgctgtaTCAATTAGGTCTCCTGCGACAGTTTCCACAGCATCATCGGTGGCTAAATTAGGTGATACggatgacgaagaagatgataccCCACGGTTCAATTTCAGATCTAGAAGGGAAATTTGA
- a CDS encoding uncharacterized protein (conserved hypothetical protein), whose translation MSSTTLSNQLPDGSCNKTVYFTKVTVDGDNQLSPVSDDLYQSIFNRILADPLQKVDSAFKSCEDIQKKLLFTGLFQSAEITLDHDVDVRSSRLLTENVPKTLDIELPIPTIAQVKLVPAVYNKGSLSTTTRDTYSSAGARLFWINKFGNAETISLQGDVNYTPFNGKLDERLLGAKLALPFPKNPSVKAAVYANHTYLDLFKQPFIGESDEHKQSQFGLSAGIEKNFLYNNNKSVIETFNGMTMVARNIYGFADALAVSDSIKQFQGTFTKSSFISELKSDSREFYNRFPVSGKRVQLFHEYILSQGFTNSKPLPHESNFDKLSVSYETHRPFFNTKLVTSLHLDAGAIFPWKNKSKPLVHLLDSFYLGGPKSLKGFERNCVGNRGGLYFYKLGISSSFKLPNTPIDSPLRLQSFINFGDVLNNWRDANLERKPALSTGISLIYSASFANLDLSYSLPLRVRDYDIAKPGLTFGLDLSFF comes from the coding sequence ATGTCATCTACCACTCTATCAAATCAATTGCCAGACGGTTCATGCAACAAGACTGTTTACTTTACCAAAGTTACAGTTGATGGTGATAATCAATTGTCTCCAGTTTCCGACGATTTATACCAATCCATCTTCAATAGAATCTTAGCAGACCCATTGCAAAAGGTAGATTCAGCTTTTAAATCTTGCGAAGACATCCAAAAGAAGCTCTTGTTTACAGGTTTATTTCAATCAGCTGAGATAACTTTGGATCATGACGTTGACGTAAGATCTTCACGTCTGTTGACTGAAAACGTCCCTAAGACCTTGGACATTGAGTTACCAATACCCACAATTGCTCAGGTCAAATTGGTTCCTGCTGTGTATAACAAGGGATCTTTATCCACTACTACGAGAGACACCTACTCTTCTGCCGGTGCACGTTTATTTTGGATTAATAAATTCGGGAATGCAGAAACAATTAGCTTGCAAGGAGACGTCAATTACACTCCATTCAACGGGAAACTGGATGAAAGATTACTTGGAGCAAAATTAGCGTTGCCATTTCCCAAGAATCCGTCTGTAAAAGCGGCAGTTTATGCTAACCACACTTACTTGGACTTATTCAAGCAACCCTTCATCGGTGAATCTGACGAACACAAACAGTCTCAATTTGGATTGTCTGCTGGTATCGAAAAGAACTTCTTATACAATAATAACAAATCAGTAATCGAGACTTTCAATGGTATGACTATGGTCGCTCGCAATATCTATGGGTTTGCCGATGCATTGGCAGTGTCGGATTCTATAAAACAATTCCAGGGAACTTTTACTAAATCAAGCTTCATTTCGGAGTTGAAATCAGATTCAAGAGAATTCTACAATAGATTCCCTGTATCTGGAAAACGAGTACAATTATTCCATGAGTACATCTTAAGCCAAGGATTTACAAACTCAAAACCACTACCTCACGAGTCCAACTTTGACAAGTTATCGGTCTCCTACGAAACTCACAGGCCTTTTTTTAACACTAAACTTGTCACATCATTACATTTAGATGCCGGTGCAATTTTCCCATGGAAAAATAAATCGAAACCCCTTGTTCATCTACTTGATTCATTCTATTTAGGTGGTCCTAAGTCTTTGAAGggttttgaaagaaactgtGTAGGCAATCGTGGTGGGCTATATTTCTACAAATTGGGGATCAGTTCCTCATTCAAACTTCCAAACACACCAATAGACTCGCCATTAAGATTGCAATCTTTCATTAACTTCGGTGATGTGTTGAATAATTGGAGAGACGCCAATCTTGAGAGAAAGCCTGCATTGAGTACAggtatttctttgatctaTTCTGCAAGCTTTGCAAACTTGGACCTATCTTACTCATTGCCTTTACGCGTTAGAGACTACGACATCGCCAAACCAGGCTTGACCTTCGGATTAGACTTGTCATTTTTCTAG
- the DXO1 gene encoding Dxo1p (weakly similar to uniprot|Q06349 Saccharomyces cerevisiae YDR370C Hypothetical ORF): MTTVSCDKDENKVDQLGESLSQLRISTRKNNKPSQKKGSLVLSCKKFPHVSVNYVVDKTPKLLTDCKEVHNCSYIINDATLLWNEASRKPRLRPEVCTYIKDSKWENKAVKDSFIGIDLTKGYDDYVPLDRNVLNSLVILKEAYQRYEKTLNPEKTTFVSLRHHIIDIIMCPFLDEPLSLLMTVQPDKNILISVDKSKDKPNGIHETRNSFNKKICYTGFALEDLLIESPTEGHILEHELYYSIVHGSLNDEIDLLIQAEMDSINTLTDTYTEIKSSVHFKLGNTYHRRKLLRMWIQTNLLPKSDLLIGFRNSYSNELEQLKAYKIQDIYHKINNSSIVGKPGKFYKFNPNVANDWFQHIFQVLKQNLLLLSQESTSTTFKVQIDTNLTLSISPASQFVTALG, encoded by the coding sequence ATGACTACAGTTTCTTGtgataaagatgaaaacaAGGTCGATCAGCTTGGCGAGTCGTTAAGCCAACTTCGCATTAGTACACGGAAAAATAACAAGCCATCGCAGAAGAAAGGGTCATTGGTGTTATCATGCAAAAAATTTCCACATGTTTCTGTGAATTATGTTGTTGATAAGACCCCCAAATTGTTGACAGATTGCAAAGAAGTTCATAACTGTTCATACATCATTAATGATGCGACGTTATTATGGAATGAAGCATCCCGCAAACCAAGACTCCGGCCAGAGGTTTGCACCTACATCAAGGACTCGAAATGGGAAAATAAAGCAGTTAAGGATTCTTTCATTGGTATCGATTTAACGAAAGGATATGATGATTATGTCCCGTTAGACAGAAATGTATTAAACTCACTGGTCATCTTAAAAGAGGCCTATCAGCGATATGAAAAAACCTTGAATCCGGAGAAGACTACTTTTGTGTCTTTGAGACATCATATTATTGATATAATCATGTGTCCATTCCTAGACGAACCGCTGTCTTTGCTCATGACAGTACAACCAGATAAAAACATACTCATATCTGTTGATAAATCTAAGGACAAACCGAATGGCATACACGAAACTAGaaactctttcaataaaaagatCTGCTATACTGGATTCGCATTAGAGGACCTCCTAATTGAATCTCCGACAGAGGGTCATATTTTAGAGCATGAATTATACTACTCAATTGTTCATGGATCACtaaatgatgaaattgatttaCTTATTCAGGCGGAGATGGATTCTATTAATACTCTAACAGACACATATACTGAAATCAAAAGTTCAGTGCATTTTAAACTAGGTAATACATACCATAGAAGAAAGTTACTGAGGATGTGGATTCAAACCAATTTACTGCCAAAATCAGATCTTTTAATAGGATTTCGAAACTCTTACTCGAATGAGTTGGAGCAATTGAAAGCCTATAAGATACAAGATATTTATCATAAGATCAACAATAGTTCCATAGTAGGCAAGCCGGGAAAGTTTTATAAATTCAATCCCAATGTGGCCAATGATTGGTTTCAGCACATATTTCAGGTTCTTAAACAGAATCTACTTTTACTTTCCCAAGAGAGCACATCCACAACTTTTAAGGTACAAATAGATACAAATCTCACTCTGTCGATTTCACCGGCATCACAATTTGTAACTGCTTTGGGATAG
- a CDS encoding YciI family protein (conserved hypothetical protein): protein MVEWVVIVYDKPGSDRSACRPQHLAGIPPLVEAGKIVHAGAIYKDVVDGKPANFAGSHLTIVADSKDEVVELLKNDVFAKNDIWDVDNALIYPFGCAVRKEKQ from the coding sequence ATGGTTGAATGGGTTGTTATAGTTTACGATAAGCCTGGTTCTGACAGAAGTGCTTGCAGACCACAACATTTGGCAGGTATTCCACCATTAGTTGAAGCTGGTAAGATTGTCCATGCTGGAGCAATCTACAAGGACGTTGTTGACGGTAAGCCTGCCAATTTTGCCGGTTCTCACTTGACTATCGTTGCAGACAGCAAGGACGAAGTAgttgaacttttgaagaacgaTGTCTTTGCTAAGAACGACATTTGGGACGTTGACAATGCTTTAATCTACCCATTCGGTTGTGCTGTTCGTAAAGAAAAACAATGA
- the PFY1 gene encoding profilin (highly similar to uniprot|P07274 Saccharomyces cerevisiae YOR122C PFY1 Profilin actin- and phosphatidylinositol 4 5-bisphosphate-binding protein plays a role in cytoskeleton organization required for normal timing of actin polymerization in response to thermal stress localizes to plasma membrane and cytosol): MSWQAYTDNLLATGKIDKSVIYSRAGDAVWASSGGLQLQPAEISEIARGFDNPSGLQSNGLHVQGQKFMLIKADDRSIYGRHEAEGIVIVRTKQTILIGHYPPGVQAGEATKIVEQLGDYLISVQY, translated from the exons ATGTCTTGGCAAG CATACACTGATAACTTATTGGCCACCGGTAAGATTGACAAATCTGTCATTTACTCCAGAGCAGGTGATGCAGTTTGGGCCTCATCTGGTGGTTTGCAATTACAACCGGCTGAAATCTCTGAAATTGCTAGAGGTTTTGACAATCCATCTGGACTACAATCCAACGGGTTACACGTTCAAGGCCAAAAGTTCATGTTGATCAAGGCAGATGACAGGTCCATTTACGGTAGACATGAAGCCGAAGGTATTGTCATTGTTAGAACAAAGCAAACAATTCTAATCGGACACTATCCACCAGGTGTTCAAGCAGGTGAAGCTACCAAGATCGTTGAACAGTTGGGTGACTATTTGATCAGTGTTCAATACTGA
- the LEO1 gene encoding Paf1-complex subunit LEO1 (similar to uniprot|P38439 Saccharomyces cerevisiae YOR123C LEO1 Component of the Paf1 complex which associates with RNA polymerase II and is involved in histone methylation) — protein MSDRVEEEPERVNNEQIEEKVSDALDDLFGDESEEENQQQSLDEQQNDSDDSSAGTSHHRVIDDEEDEEQAMYNRKFLGEDYEGQSEEEYEKKYKEVDVEIVKHVVPYKTANGADDKTIYYAKVPQFLTIDPVPFDPPSFQKKVEDRVSKYSSKEDQLGDRLIEENTIRWRYSRDKDERVFKESNAQIVEWSDGTFSLKVGDEYTDILVNNTENTYLTVSHEEQELIQCVEGGEITKSMMFVPTSTNSKVHKILSKAVARRDERGQHGPNTYITRTDPELEKRELEKKHDQILRERRKKQLKEKLELENAGDSPEPQFNIQKNLSKRHNLDEYEYDDGFVAQDDEEEDDEEEEEDEDFSGEDNDVGDEEESDGGDSEKEYENAKRLREVKQTGAQEYQEDAQAKKRKIAVLDDEDDE, from the coding sequence ATGTCAGATAgagtagaagaagaaccagaaaGGGTGAATAATGAACAGATTGAAGAGAAGGTCAGTGATGCACTAGATGATCTATTTGGTGATGAAAGTGAGGAAGAAAACCAACAACAGAGCCTAGATGAACAACAAAATGACTCAGATGATTCATCTGCCGGTACATCCCATCATAGAGTGatagatgatgaagaggatgagGAACAAGCGATGTATAATCGTAAATTTCTAGGGGAAGATTATGAAGGACAATCGGAGGAAGAATACGAGAAGAAGTACAAGGAGGTGGACGTGGAAATTGTCAAACATGTGGTCCCTTACAAGACTGCTAACGGTGCAGATGATAAGACGATATATTATGCCAAGGTACCACAGTTTTTGACGATAGACCCAGTTCCATTTGATCCACCAAGtttccaaaagaaagtGGAGGACCGTGTGTCAAAGTATTCATCGAAAGAAGATCAGTTAGGAGATAGATTGATCGAGGAAAACACTATTAGGTGGAGATATTCTCGTGATAAAGACGAACgtgttttcaaagaatcaaatgCCCAAATTGTCGAATGGTCTGATGgaacattttctttgaaagtggGTGATGAATATACTGATATTCTTGTAAATAATACTGAAAACACATATTTGACGGTATCACATGAGGAGCAAGAACTAATTCAATGTGTGGAGGGTGGTGAAATTACGAAATCAATGATGTTTGTACCAACATCCACCAATTCAAAGGTGCATAAAATCCTAAGCAAAGCTGTTGCTAGAAGAGATGAAAGAGGGCAACATGGTCCAAACACGTATATCACACGCACAGATCCTGAACTCGAGAAGAGAGAGTTAGAAAAGAAGCACGATCAAATATTGAGagagagaagaaagaaacaattgaaggaGAAACTTGAACTAGAAAATGCAGGTGATTCTCCAGAACCTCAATTCAATATACAAAAGAACTTATCAAAACGTCATAACTTAGACGAATACGAATATGATGACGGCTTCGTTGCACAggatgacgaagaagaagatgatgaagaagaagaggaagatgagGATTTCTCAGGAGAAGACAATGATGTCGgagacgaagaagaatcggATGGTGGTGACTCTGAGAAAGAATACGAAAATGCTAAAAGACTAAGGGAAGTTAAACAAACAGGTGCGCAAGAATATCAGGAGGATGCACAAGccaagaaaagaaagatagCTGTGTTGGATGACGAAGACGACGAATAA